One Malania oleifera isolate guangnan ecotype guangnan chromosome 9, ASM2987363v1, whole genome shotgun sequence DNA segment encodes these proteins:
- the LOC131163372 gene encoding uncharacterized protein LOC131163372 produces MSQGQDHEANIDPIHPPTFTPINGQLSGPPLVILEGPPSSAATFIPAALIPKIGMPPTMMAVVGTGKITTKYHYDELEEWLKAIKGTHVSNSINPTDMYLVPKVVLPPKFKVPKFEKFDGTQCPHTHLRLYFQTMVAYFDDEKLTIHYFWSNLMGMAVRWYIHLDRLWIYTWGDLATAFVAQYQHVMEMALDWMTLLEMEKKPVETFREYTYQWRDMAVQVNPPVGDREAIYPFFSTLKDPYPRLFEGSDSL; encoded by the coding sequence ATGAGTCAAGGGCAAGACCATGAAGCAAACATAGATCCTATCCATCCTCCAACCTTCACACCCATCAATGGGCAGTTATCTGGACCGCCATTGGTTATCTTAGAGGGACCGCCATCGAGTGCAGCCACATTCATTCCAGCAGCACTGATTCCAAAAATTGGGATGCCTCCAACAATGATGGCAGTTGTAGGAACAGGCAAGATCACAACTAAATACCACTATGATGAGCTTGAAGAGTGGTTAAAAGCCATCAAAGGGACCCATGTGTCCAATTCTATCAATCCTACGGATATGTACTTAGTACCCAAGGTGGTGCTCCCACCAAAGTTTAAGGTGCCTAAGTTCGAAAAGTTTGATGGAACTCAATGCCCTCATACCCACCTACGGTTATATTTCCAGACGATGGTCGCATACTTCGATGATGAAAAGCTGACGATACACTATTTTTGGAGCAATTTGATGGGAATGGCGGTCAGGTGGTACATCCACCTAGACAGACTATGGATCTACACGTGGGGAGATTTGGCCACTGCCTTTGTAGCCCAATATCAACATGTCATGGAAATGGCCCTAGATTGGATGACCCTGCTTGAAATGGAGAAGAAGCCTGTCGAGACCTTCAGAGAGTACACCTACCAATGGCGAGACATGGCAGTCCAAGTTAACCCTCCAGTGGGTGACCGGGAAGCAATTTACCCTTTTTTTAGTACCCTAAAAGACCCCTACCCAAGGTTATTTGAGGGGAGCGACTCCCTATGA